The following proteins are encoded in a genomic region of Ctenopharyngodon idella isolate HZGC_01 chromosome 12, HZGC01, whole genome shotgun sequence:
- the foxl3 gene encoding forkhead box L3, with protein MMFDSSQYPYNCFNYDGEGYPSCGTDEEKKVCRPAYSYIALIAMAIQQSPENKVTLSGIYEFIMKRFPYYRSNQRAWQNSIRHNLSLNSCFIKVPRTEGNEKGKGNYWTFATGCESMLDLFENGNFRRRRRRRNLKMGLKEPAEPFVAMDTHQGVAVRSSDSDSFCPVNTSHRPAQNNPPLSKPEPEIKFSIDYILSTPDPLPGFRAPNSVAGAVIHHLEPQHLNLHFWTM; from the exons GTGGCACAGATGAAGAGAAGAAAGTGTGTCGTCCAGCTTACAg TTACATTGCACTAATAGCGATGGCTATACAGCAGAGCCCAGAGAACAAAGTTACCCTATCTGGAATCTACGAGTTCATCATGAAGAGATTTCCTTATTACAGATCCAACCAGAGGGCTTGGCAAAACTCAATTCGTCATAACCTCTCTCTAAACAGCTGCTTCATAAAG GTGCCCCGTACGGAAGGTAACGAGAAAGGAAAAGGTAATTACTGGACGTTCGCCACAGGCTGCGAGTCCATGCTGGACCTCTTTGAAAATGGCAACTTTCGTCGCCGCCGCCGCAGACGCAACTTAAAAATGGGCCTGAAGGAGCCAGCCGAACCCTTTGTTGCTATGGACACTCATCAGGGCGTTGCAGTAAGATCCTCGGATTCAGATTCTTTCTGCCCTGTGAACACTAGTCACAGACCGGCCCAAAACAACCCACCCCTCAGTAAACCTGAGCCCGAGATCAAATTCAGCATTGACTATATTCTGTCCACGCCGGACCCTCTGCCAGGGTTCAGAGCCCCTAACAGTGTAGCTGGAGCTGTGATCCACCACCTGGAGCCACAACATCTCAATCTACACTTCTGGACCATGTAA